One Podospora pseudopauciseta strain CBS 411.78 chromosome 4, whole genome shotgun sequence genomic window, CGTTTGGAGAACGAGAACGAGGAACACACCGGTCGACGCGGCAGGATCGAGTGCGTGCGTATGCATCTCCAGCAGGGCCATTGTCAACCTGTCCCCGACCCCTGCAATATGTCATCTGGACGGTCGTCGCTTTGACCCCCTCTTGTCGAAGCTTCCTCGAGATATTCGAAAACGCCAATCATGGaccggcggcggcattgATGACATATCATTCCATCATCAAGCCACCGCGGAACTCCAAGATCCCTCTTGGCTCACCGAGAGTCAGCAGATGCTCTGTGCCTCTGAGCTTGTTCAAAGCCTGATAGCTGGACGCGagaacacctcctccagctgtCGCATGCACGCTGATACGCCCCGGAACCAATTAATATAACAGCTCCTGCGGAGAGCTTGTATTGGTTCCATTTACAGGCTGGAaggctgctgttgatgttgcatcaaccccctccaagccATCGCCGAGAGGTGGTGTGCAAGGAACAGACACGGCTGCTGCCATGTCCAACAGGACGACtgcacaaccacaacacaaCCGCAAAAGGAGCAGAAGGCGAGACGAAACACTGGACCTCCGCTCCTCAACAGTGCCGCTCCTGCATTAGCGGACTGCCTCTGCCTGTTCCTGAAAATCTGCCATGTGTTTTATGGAGGCCGGTGCGATGATGCAGACGCTTTGACAGACAGTCTGAGCGAGAGGGAGCAAAGGAAGGATTCTGTGATGATTCTCGAAGGCTGGGCATGAAACTTTGACTTGTGCTAACTTTCCAACCCAAGCAAAGAAGCGACGATCTTGCCAACGACTTTTCGATCGAGCCACCCACATGGTTGACGTGGAACTCGATGCCTGCTCTTCACTGGCGCTGTTCACCAAGTTCAGATGACATGATGATGCCCGGTTAAGGTGAGGGGGTGTTGTAGGATTGCTACACTACATACATAGTGTATGTTCCGGTCCTGGGCTGGAGGCATGTCGAAGGGCCTGGCAGCTCTGGCCTCTGTCTGGCTACAGCGAATGAAGAGGCGCGTCGTCTGGGGAATACCACCATAAACTGCACTAACAGCTCGGCCGATCACACTACCTACTTTGGCGTTGTGCGAGAGCGaagatgctgctgatgcGATGAGTTACAGGCTGAGAGCTCCAACGTGTCCGGAGCCCCGATTCCGTGATGCCGGCGACAAAGCCTTCCGTAATTGCCAGTGTTCACCTGCCATCTCAGTAACCCCATGTGTCGAAACTGCAGCCTTCGAGTTCGGCATTGTTACATACAGACGAAAACGATCATCAGGGTGACAAGACTCTGGTGAACCTGTTCCTGTCTAAAAAGAGGCGGGAAGCCAGTTGCGGGGGCCCGAACAAGTCTAGCACCCACTCCGTGTTTATGCCAACCTGCAACGCACAGACGACAGCAGAGATCAGAACGGAACTGTCGGGCATCCTGCAGTTTTCAATGCCGGGACAGGCCGTTGTTCGAGAAGCAGCTCacagcaaagcaaagcaaagtaaagcaaagcaaagcaaagcaaagcaaagcacagcacagcacacacagacctctcctcttgCGGCTGACCGTCTCCTCGGAATTTTGTCGAGGCTTATATATCAATGCCACGATGAATCAATGatgaaagaaaaggaaagcaAGTAATAATCAAAGGGGTTTGGGTCACATTCTGTTCCCAGCACCGGCAGCAGACCGGCAAGAGAGTAGGGAGAAAAGCGAATGTAATCCACAGGATGATGCTTGGGAGCTGTGCCGTTGCAAGATTTTGACGGGGTTTGATGAAAGAGACAGGCGAGGTAGAAGAGACTTTGAAGCTGTACCTCCCCCCATGTCGAATGCTTGCTCTAACCGCAAGCCAAGGGTTCTGACCAGCAGACGCAGACCACTTTCGGCACATTTATCCAGATGTCGTTGGACTCTTGGCGGTACCAGGTACTTCGCACCTCTGCCACCACGGTGGCCGCAGATATGCCAAGGTTGCATTCAGAGCTCCATGCCCTGGACTCATTCACAGCATCACTtcaaaaaagaggaaaagtaaaaatatattttactttcttGCCAGCCACTAGCGGCTGCACATTCAATGCGTCCACGGGAGGGCAAGCCAGCTCACCTGAACCCGGGACTGTGGtgagttgggagggggtaAACAGGAACCGACAtgaaaaaataaaaatatgGAAAAAAGCTCATCTCAGAGGGGAACGAGATTCAGGACCGCAAACGGCGCCAAGATGGCACTCCATCCATCGTCAATCAACCACCACTGCGGCGTTGGCATCTTGACCCGTCCGCCCATCAGACACCCCGGTCTACGCTACGGATCGTGGATACACACACACTGTTgcacctcccacctcccacctccctcctcccgccctcctcctagGTAGGGCAAGGTTGGTATTTAGAGGTGGTTTTGGCAAGGTAGCCAAGGTTAAAGCTGTGACCCTGGCCCTGCGTTCGATTCACAGGCAGAGGTCAATTATGACAAATCGGCAGGGCAGTCTTGTTCGTTCGCGACGGGAGGTTAGAATGGCTGTCTGGGACCGGGCCATGTCGCTTCCTTAGTGTCCAGCTCTATCTCGCTGCTCGGTCTCCCGTTCCCGTGCGCCGAACTACTCGATCCTGGATGCTTGCCTGACTGGCGAGCGGTTGATGGCAGATGAAGAAATGGCAGGTTCGATTTAcgttggggtggtgagaCCCATGAGACCCTGCTAACGAACAGGCCAGGGTGACAGCCAAGCAGGACAGGGCAGCGACAGGGCACGCCTGGGAGTTCTTCGAACGGCCGCGATCAAGCCGGGAACGAATTGCTGGGGTACCCCCCTGAAGCAATGTTCCCAGACGGGCATCCCAGGTCATCCACGCTGTCAGTGATGGGCAATACCACTGATGCCCGGCTatacatccaccaccacctcgcttTGCCTGCTTCAAGGGCCTTGTTCGTCTTGCTCTTCTCTAAGTGGGTGGCATTTCGGCCCTGTATTTTCTTGTCGTGCCTCCGCTACGACTTAGCATGCTGAGATATGTAGCTATATGTAATTCATCTGCCTCCCGGTCCCTTCCCCCGTCCCATCTTCCCATCTTGTCCCATCGCATCATTCTCCATCGTGTGACCGGTTCCAGAAAATCATTCCCCATCTCGACCGGACCGTCCCCTGCCCACTGGACTCACCTTATATGCCAGCCCACATCAGACACACGGCATTGTCACCTTGGCTTCGCCTGTCCCGTTCTCCGGATTTTCACTCTGCCATCTGTTCAAAAGTGTCCGCTGTTCACTTGCATCGCTGGACCATCCACGACTCGGCTAGGTTGAACACTCAAAGTTTAttcacccccgcccccctcccaccctccccaggAACCCCGACctggtgtgtgtgtttcCATCTTGGGTTTTCTCCAAACCAGCCTTGACGACATCGAcatccctcgccgccgccacaaGCGATACTAACTTCGGCCGGTCCAGGTCTCGGGGCATATACGCCAGTCAAAAGATTGTCAAGAGATTGTCTGTCTTGATCTGGCTTGCATGTGGGACACTTCCTAGAGGTGATAAAGACTACGGGCCCCAGAATCCGAAAACAGGACAACTCTGGAGAGGCGGATATCGGGGAATTAGGCCAGGAGGGACTTCCCAGCCTGAGACCACCAAGACGGGACGGAAGGGGTGCAGGCGTGAAGAAACGAGGGAAGGAACCCGGAAGGGCCTGGCCAGCTACGACACTGAGCGATACACTGAACGACACACACACTGAACGAGACTCCGTCTGGTTGCATCCACTCACCCATTCACACCTAccacctaccttaccttctCAACCGTTCAAGTACCCCCCCATCTGCACCTTCTGCAGCCCACCTGCATACACCTGAAGCATCCCAGCATTCAGGTTGGCTTCACGTATCGTATGTGTCTTTTATACCATACCTATACCtatacctcctcccctcccctcgccccccctctcctccttccttttcTCCTGCCAACCCCCGCCTTCCAGTTTGTAGACAGTACCGCTGCTTTCTGATCCAGTCTGGGCTGTGTCGGAGGCTCAAAACCGTTATCACAGAGCTGTGGCTTCGTTTCCGTGGTTCTTCTGTTCTTTTTCCTGCCCCGACTTACACAGTGTAGCAGCAGTTTCTCAAACACCGCATCGTCGACAATATCAGCCACTACCAACTCtaaaaaacaaccccctcgTGACCACTCCCTCCACATCACAAGCTCAAACAATTGCGATAGCTTGCCCTACTCCACCGAACCGTAGCGCTCCTTACACTTTTCTCGCGCACACACGGGTTGACTGTGGTTCCGTCCAAACTCAACCACCAAGTTTCGACCAGAAACAACCCATCCTTGGGACGACGTTGTTACCACTCTCAATTAGTTTCCCGCCCCGTCTCTGCACCGCACTGGAGCGTAGCCAGGCCGGCCACCGACAAGATGATGGCAGGACTCGCAGCCCAGGATTATCAGCTGGAAATAAGACAACAGCCCAAGGCAGGCTGCGTGGCTCTCACGAAAGGAAAAGGTATGGAAAATTGCGCGCTGCTCTGAACACGCAGCTTACACTCGTTGTGACAGATCGCCGACCACTGGATCCTCCTCCAATCGTCCAGCTCAAGGTCTCGCCGAGGTTGGATCCTACCCAGAGGTTTCTCCAGAATCCTTACCTTATCCTCATCGCTAAACTGGTTCCCAAGGATGGCGAAAATGATGAGCACCAACGGCGAACCGAAACCAAAGGGGGCGACTTGGCCGGGACAGTCGTCTCCTCTCTCTACAACCTCAAGGATACCGATAATACCCAGGGTGGATTTTTTGTGTTTGGGGATTTGTCAGTGAAAAGAGAGGGCTCTTTTCGACTCGAGTTCACGCTCTTCGAGCTCAGATCACAGACCAAAGACTGCTGGCAGCTCTCCAGCTGCATTTCGGACACTTTCCAGGTTTATGCCAACAAGGCCTTCCCTGGATTGCAGGAATCGACATTTCTGACCAGGACCTTCAGCGACCAGGGTGTCCGGCTACGGTTACGAAAGGACTCGAGGACGGTTGTTCAGAGCAGAAAGCGCGGTGCCAGCGGTGCGCCCCAGGTTGACATGAAGCCGCAGTCGATTGGTTACATGCATGGCGGAAACCACGACTTGAGTCCCAAtggccagcagcaccacgGCAGAAGGACTAGCGCTCTGGAGTTCGACAATGGAAGCTACGACTTTGGATATGACCCCCGAGGCGGCAAGCGCATACGACACAACAGCTCGGCCGGCAATCACCCCGGCTACGACAGCGGCTATTACACCCATCATAACCCAAACCCTAGGACGATACCAGAGCCCATGGTGTCGGCTGCCTTTTCCAACGGCATCCCCATGACTACCAGCTACCCAGTGCATACACAGCCTGCCATCTCTGGAATCTCTATGCGCCCTAGTATGGCAGCTTTCCCGCCTCTGCATCCGCTTGACACGCAGATCTCGCCACACTCTGCCGGCCCGAATTCAGCATCGTCAACCTTCTCTCCAGGCACGAGCTTCTCTCCAGGCACGAGAAGGTCTCCCCTCTCAGCATACCAATACCCGAACACACATCACAACATCTATGGCTCGCCCACTCATATGAATTACCAGACGACTTCAGCACAGCAGCCAATGGCTCAGCATGGTGACATGGGGTTGTCACTTCCACTCCCAGGTATTGACCTTGGCGACATTGAGAAATAAGGGCTCACCCGCCTGGTTTTTCCTTTTGCTCCTGCGGAGCTGAGCAGCGAGCATATCGCCCACTAATCCCCCTTTCGCTGCGTCCGTATTCCCTGACTCTTTGCATTggatggaaaagaaaattgAGTGCACGGTTCTACCACATATGAGATTGGAAGTGGGAAAAGTGCAAGGGTAGCTTTTGAGCTGGGActttccctttcttttttattcttttattttattttactgAATGGCTGTCTGGAATTCTCGGTGTTATAAAGGCAAACGATATCCTCTCTATCGGTTTCTTTTGTCGGTTGTTGGGTCTTGGGTTCGGTCAAGCAAATGGGCATTGGAGAGAGcaaaggaaagaaagcacGATTCCCCGGGGTACGGTGTAATTTTCTTGCAGGGTTCATATTTCATCTTCTCTTGTTACACTTTTACTCAACACCACTGCCAACATCGCACACCTTCACTTTGTTCATAGCATTCTTCGACTTCTTCCGCCAAGGAACCATCGCTTCTGCCTCTTTCTCCCACTCTTTCTCCGCCCACCGCTTTTACGAAGTCATGAGAGATCACTGTTTCCCGAGAACGGAGGGAGCATGGTCATGTTAGCGAAGCAAACGAGTAAGCTGCGAGTTTGGGTTGGTCGTTGGCTTTTGAGTGATACCCCTCCGCGAATTTGGTTATGGTTATTTCTGGTGGCAAGGGAAAGcgaaaagggaaagggaaaaaggaTTATGCTTACCAGAGAGGGAGAGCTATCAGGGGGAGGTAATTAGTGGGTAGGGGGAAGGAAGATGGTGATGCTTCCGAGGCTGAGGTTTCTTGTTTTGAGGAAGTTGTCCTGTGCATGTTGGGTTATACCTAGTCAGCGTTGGTAGGTATTAGAGAATAGTACCTGGTGGAATCACCGTAAGAAATATGGTACCGCATGCATGGGGCTTATATATGATAAAATCGCAGCTTGGTGCCCTGGTGATGTGACGTTTTTAAAGGCGGAATATGTGCTTAATGCAGATGTGTTTGGCACAGGATGacccccaccccaaaaaagaaaaccgtGTTATGTGATTGGCTGGATGTAATTTAGCTAGCTCTGATTGGACGGCTAGGATGGGGCTTTTCTCTTCTATCAACGGCGATAGATAGATATGTAGATGGGGATCCAACTCATCGACCGAGACCGATACTGTACGAGCCTTTCCTATCTTTGCTGAGTCACGAGGGCTGGAACTTTCTGCTTTGGATGGACTCGGTCCTTTTTCCCCACATGGTAGAAAGCCATTTCACGAGAGGGCGCCCGGGCTTTTGGAGGCTGAATTAAAGTTTTTGACGACGGGTTGTCAAACCTAGGTGTGGGGGTgcggggcggcggcggcggcggcggcggggttggGATGATGGCTGATGGTTTCCAGGTTGGCATGTGAATATGGTGGGATGGATTTGGAAGTAGGAATTAGTAGTTGCTCTAGTGATAGTACATACGTTATCATTGGGCTTGTATGTATTTTCATCAGGAAATATCTCATCTAGTCTCAAATATTGGTAGAGTTTCACGTATATCAACGCCCCCGTCATCTTCTGCTCGTATTCTGCCTTTTCTTCCCCAAGTCATTACTTTGATCCATCGCCCAActcaaaccccccacctCTGCCTCAACGCCTCATAAACCGTCCCATTAATCGGCAAAACACTCCCGTGTCTCAAATTCTTCGGAAAGTTATTCCTGTTGctccccacccaccccgAATTACTCCCCGGGTTCGTACTCTCAAACGGCCTGTACCCATCGCTCCCGTAAAAGTCCAACAGCAAGTGCACCTTCCTCGGGTCGACATTGTCCAGATAACTCGCCGGCCCTTCCACCCCCGACTGAATAATCGCCCCGTCACCCCCCGGTCTGGTCCACGTGCCGAATAACCCATTGTTGGACACCTCCACAAAGACCGTCTTTCGTGTCTCGTCTTTCATGAATcggaggaaggaggtgggggataaGGGGAGGTAGTTGAGGtcgatgatgttggtgggGTTCTTGTCGATGAGGGTTTGTGGAGCCGAGAAAGTTTTAAAGTCGGAGGTGTAGGCGTAGCGCATGCGaatgttggttgggttgccGGTGTGGCGGGGGTCCGACGTGGGGTACTATGagtggtgaggatgaagtTTATTTTGttgggggaaaagggggaaaggtACAAATTTGGAAGCCCAATGAACGAGGTATTGCCCCTTGGCAGGATCCCAGATTGCTTCTGGGGCCCAGACCATACCCGCTGTGGCGTCTTCAACGGTGACGAGTCGCTCGTTGGTCCAGTTGATCAGGTCGGTGCTTTCCCAGACGAAAATGCCTCGGGAGCCGGTTCGTTGGGCCGCATCCCAGGTTGTCTGGTTTGTTATCAGTCTGTTGAGGCACTTGCATATTGGTGTCCTATTTGCTGGAACATACTCTCCCAATGTGAAGGTCAGTGCCGATGATATACCACTTCTTCCCTAATTCGCTCCCGCCGCCAGGAACAATTGTAGGGTCTCGAACACCAGTAGTCCCCTTGGTCGGCCTGATAACTGGCTGTCCTCTATTCAACGCTCTGAAGGAGAGAGCATCGTTGCCGTTGCTGAGGTAAAAGTAGACATAGGGGTCGGCCCCAAGGAAGAAGGCGCCCAGATATCCAGCCAGGTTGTTGGTTTGTCGCTTTGTTACATCCACTCCAAGGTCGGCAAGGTCGAGAAACAGCCCCCCAGAACCGTGGCTTTTGATGCTTGCCGCAAGAGATGACCAAGTAAAGAGGAGAGCAGCGAGTGCCCAAAGAGCCTTGGGCGTTGCCTGCACCATGGTAATCGTGGGGCGGATACAGTGTTACCACGAAACAAGTACCCAACGACCGGCGTACATAAAGAGTCCCAGATACCCGGGTGAGATCAGATGTAGACCTGCAGGAACCCGGCCGCGACTGGACCACGGTCTTTATATGGGGCTCAAGGCAAGCGCTCCCATCCATGTCTTCCCATCATGTGGTTCTGGAACCGCTCCCGTCAGCGGTATAGAGCATGTTCCCCACAATCTGTGGTCCGGGGAAAAGATGGGGTAACATTTAGCCATAATCtactgaggaggaggacgactCGATCCTTATGGCTAAAGTCTCTCCATATTGTTTCGGCTTTTCCCGCTTTGGTATGACTGCGTGCCCATCTGACGAATCTCCCCTCTTGCGATTGCTGgaattacttttttttgcgCGCTGAACCACAGTTGAATGGACGGTTCGTCATGTATCGAAAGATTCCTTGGCAGATTTGGTACTGTGGACCGCATGGATTCGTGGAATAATTTTCCGATGGGTTTGTCGAGTTGTATTTGAGGGTCGGTTTTGACTATGGCTGGGGGCAATGCGGGGGTCGGCAGTTGGAGATCATCGTGTTGACGAAGTCTCAAGACCACTTACAAGCGCTCCAATAGTTGTTCTTGCTTTTGTATTTTTCGACATTTTCCATGTGATTGAGTTTCCGACACCAACTCCTCATAAAAGACAGCCGCTAATTCATGTTTGATTAAATCCAAGTTCCTCGTCCAAGACTGTATGATGGTCTGTCGTTGATATCAGTTCAATCCTCTTGCCCCCGGGTTTTCGGGTGTTAGTCAGCATCGCCTGGAAGGCATTGATACGAGCTTCGAGTGCATTTTCAGATGTTATTGACTGTTGGGAGCTGTGGGGGT contains:
- a CDS encoding hypothetical protein (EggNog:ENOG503P0TI; CAZy:GH43; COG:G), whose protein sequence is MVQATPKALWALAALLFTWSSLAASIKSHGSGGLFLDLADLGVDVTKRQTNNLAGYLGAFFLGADPYVYFYLSNGNDALSFRALNRGQPVIRPTKGTTGVRDPTIVPGGGSELGKKWYIIGTDLHIGRTTWDAAQRTGSRGIFVWESTDLINWTNERLVTVEDATAGMVWAPEAIWDPAKGQYLVHWASKFYPTSDPRHTGNPTNIRMRYAYTSDFKTFSAPQTLIDKNPTNIIDLNYLPLSPTSFLRFMKDETRKTVFVEVSNNGLFGTWTRPGGDGAIIQSGVEGPASYLDNVDPRKVHLLLDFYGSDGYRPFESTNPGSNSGWVGSNRNNFPKNLRHGSVLPINGTVYEALRQRWGV
- a CDS encoding hypothetical protein (COG:K; EggNog:ENOG503P2ZB), with the translated sequence MMAGLAAQDYQLEIRQQPKAGCVALTKGKDRRPLDPPPIVQLKVSPRLDPTQRFLQNPYLILIAKLVPKDGENDEHQRRTETKGGDLAGTVVSSLYNLKDTDNTQGGFFVFGDLSVKREGSFRLEFTLFELRSQTKDCWQLSSCISDTFQVYANKAFPGLQESTFLTRTFSDQGVRLRLRKDSRTVVQSRKRGASGAPQVDMKPQSIGYMHGGNHDLSPNGQQHHGRRTSALEFDNGSYDFGYDPRGGKRIRHNSSAGNHPGYDSGYYTHHNPNPRTIPEPMVSAAFSNGIPMTTSYPVHTQPAISGISMRPSMAAFPPLHPLDTQISPHSAGPNSASSTFSPGTSFSPGTRRSPLSAYQYPNTHHNIYGSPTHMNYQTTSAQQPMAQHGDMGLSLPLPGIDLGDIEK